The Triticum urartu cultivar G1812 chromosome 5, Tu2.1, whole genome shotgun sequence genome contains the following window.
GCTTAGGTTGTGGATATACGGACAAATCTTCTAGTTTAGGCAGCAATGCTGATAGCTATGGTTCGGGCCTGGATTTTGTTGGTCCATAAGAGAGTTGTTTGTCAGAATAACAAACCTCCCATCCGGTATGGTCCGATGTTAATCTGGGATCGGGAGAGGATAGCGAATCTGAACTACATCTACAACTACGACACAGAGGCTCTATGGATGCTTCGAATGAAAAGAGCACCATTTGTCAGGCTTGTGAAGATGTTCAGGAGCCGGGGGCTGCTAGAAGATAGCATATTCACCGTTGTGGAAGAGCAAGTAGCTATGTTCCTCCATGGTATTGGTTATAACCAGAGGTTCACTGTTGTACACAACACCTTCAGGAAATCAATGGAGACAATCTCCACATACGTCAAGCAAGTGTATCCATACTTCAAGGTGAGCACTCACAGTATGTAGTTCATGGCTTGATATGCTGTTACTGTTCTGTTGTAGCCATATCACCATCGTGTGATGCCATTCTAGGAATGCATTTGGGCAATAGATGGTACTCATGTCACTACCAGAGTGCTGAGGTCACAAGTTGCATCATATAGTAGGAGGAAGCACTACACATGCCAGAGTATGCTTGTTGTCGTTGACTTCGATCTGAAGTTCACATATGTATTGGTTGACTGGTAAGGATCAACACATGATGCTAACATTCTCAGTGTCAGCATGAGTTGTCATGATGGCATCAACATCCACGATGGCAAGTTCTACCTAGGAGATGCTGGCTATGAATGTCGGCCAGGTGTTCTTCCACCCTTCAAGAAAACCATGTACCATCTAAACGAGTTCTCTGGTAGGAACTATCCTGGGACTCCTTAGGAACAATTCAATCTTAGACACTTCAGCCTTAGAGTATCGGTTGAGAGGGCATTTGGAATTCTGAAGAGTAGGTTTAAGGTGCTGGATCAGAAGCCATTCCACCCTTATCCTACCCAGGTCAAGCTTTTTCTTGTGTGTTGCATCATTCATAACCGGATCTTGCAATGGGGAACTGATAAACTTGTGCCGGAGGAGAAAGATGTGACTCATGATGAGGTGATCAACTCCGGCCATGGTGTGGAGGCATTTAACAACGAAGCATGGAAGAACAAAAAGATGGAGTGGGCTCAGACAATGTGGGGTAACAGAGGTCAGATAATGATCTGAAGAAgtggaagaagatgatgaagcaACACAACAACGGtataagaagaggaagaggatgaacTTTCACCTAGTTAGTATCGTTGACCTTTTTCCTATTCAATCATATTGGCTCTTAATAACTTGTACTGTCGTTTGCTAGTAGGTAGGATAAACTGCCATTTGTTTTCTTGTTAGAAGAAGACAATGTTCAGTGTGTGAAAAGATCACCACTAGTGAGAAGTGATGATCACATCAATAGTCGTTTGCAACCAAACAATGTGTTGTTTGTCTGACAACAGTGACACAGGCAACCAAACAGCGTGCTAACTAATTGCTCTCCTCACGCACGAAGCCTAATACAGACAACCAAACTATATGTAGATGTTGATTTTTAGTCTGCATTAGATCTAATAGACCCAATCAGCACAAAGTATGCAAAATGCCCTAAAACTCACCCCTTGTTTTGGAAACGTCCAACCCCAAGGGAGAAAGGCCACGGGCGCAATCATGCGGCCGTCAATGCGTACGAGCGGAGCCCCTCCCTTGTCCAAAGCATCGGGCTCATATGGAACGCCCGGTCGACGAGTCCAATCGAACGAGACAATTCGGGCCTTCTGTTCGCCCATGCACGCGCGCACAGCACCATGGCCATCTCGTAGTACGTAGTACTTCCAGAGCGTGCGTGCGTGCGGCACTGTGGCATCTCTCACTTCCCTGACACCAACGGCGCAGGCTACTACAGGACATATATGCACATCGGAATCTCACTGACAAAATACAGAAGTACTACTAGTACTACATGCGTGCATGTCACCGACCACCAAGTCAATCGACCTCTAGTCTAATACACATGGATCTCATAGTTCAGCTCTTTCTTACAGAAACACGATCACTAATTGGACACTGCTACTACTAAAATATGTATATATGCATGTTACATCTACCAAGCGAGGAATATGTTTATACGGTTGTTGGACACAAACTAGAGCAGTCGGATACTCAGAAGTTCCAGTCCGGTTGACTGCTTGAGGCACTGATCATGTCCTCCGACGCCTGCCAGAGCCGCGCGGCCTCGCCGCGGCTTGCCGCGGCCGGCGACGGCAGCGCCTCGTTGCAGTCGGCGAGGTAGCGGCCGGACACGCCGGCCAGCCTCGGGTGCACCGCCGCGTAGCACGTGGTCGCCGCAGCCTGCACGCGAGAAGAGAGGGCGTCAGCAAGGAGAAGCGAGCGGCGCATGAACTCTGAAAAAGCAGGCAAAGCCTTGCCCTCCGGCgcggcgccggcaggcggggCTGGGCGCAGAACAGAGACGTATGCATGGCTCGGGGCCTGCCCGACACATGGAGCTAGCAAGGGCCGGGTTTAATTAGAGGGGACGTGTGGTGGGCGGCACCGTAGATTAATCACCTGGGGGATGGTCTTGAGCAGCTTGGAGAGCAGCACGAAGACGAGATCTGTGATGAGGCCCTCTCGGTCGCGGTTGAGGCGCGTCCTCACGATGCCCGGGTGCACGCAGTTCACCGTCACGTCCGCGCCCATCTCCTGAAAAACCACAAGGCCCAAACGGAAGACAAAATTAACCTCTGAAGGACAGTTAGTCGAGTTGAAATGGCAAAAGGAGAGGAAAGCAACGGACCTGGAGGCGGGCGGCGAGCTCCTTGGTGTGCAGCACATTGGCGAGCTTCGACATCGCGTAGGCCTGCGTTGCGTCGTAGGGTCTGGACGCACGTACGTGCACATGCACATGCCAATGTTAATTACTAGCGGCGGCGGCTAAACAATGGCCAAACAATCAGCGTTAGGTGAAGGACTGATGAAAGATGCGATGCTTACATCTTGCGGCGGGTGACGAGCTGAAGGTAGTCGGCCCAGTCGCCGGAGAACCAGCCGTGCACGCTGGACGACACGTTCACGATGCGGCCCTGCACCCCCGTGGCCGCCGCAGTCTCCGCCATCTTTCCCAGCAAGAGCTTCGTCAGCAGGAAATGGCCGAGGTAGTTGGTGGCGAAGGTCATCTCGACGCCGTCCTCGGACAGCGCGAGCTGGCCGTGCGAGAACTTGCCGGCGTTGTTGATGAGGAGGTGGAGGGGCAGGCCGAGGGAGATGAAGCGGCGAGCGAAGTCCCGGACGGAGGCGAGCGAGCTGAGGTCGAGGTGCAGCACGAGGACGTCGGCGCCGGGGCACTCGCCAAGGATGCGCGCGCGCATGTCCTCGGCCGCCTTCACGCTCCGCGCCGGGATGACGACCCTCGCCCCGCGCTTGGCCAGAACCCGCGCCGTCTCCGCCCCGATCCCCGAcgtggcgccggtgatgatggcggtgagcGAGGCGAGGTCCGGGCAGGCGGCCGTGACCTCCTCGGCGGTGGACTTGGAGCCGAACCCGCTGGCGCCCGGGGAGCCCAGCAGGTACCTGGCCGCCTGCAGCATCGTCGGCCTCCGCGCAGGGGAGGTCACGGCCGGCCACCACGTCCGCACCGCACGTCTATCGTCCTGATGGACGCTCGGCACGCCCGCGGGGCTAGCTCGCTAGCTTGGCAGAGAGGAGAGCTAGGCGATGGGGAGGAGCTGAGGA
Protein-coding sequences here:
- the LOC125506420 gene encoding short-chain dehydrogenase TIC 32 B, chloroplastic-like, giving the protein MLQAARYLLGSPGASGFGSKSTAEEVTAACPDLASLTAIITGATSGIGAETARVLAKRGARVVIPARSVKAAEDMRARILGECPGADVLVLHLDLSSLASVRDFARRFISLGLPLHLLINNAGKFSHGQLALSEDGVEMTFATNYLGHFLLTKLLLGKMAETAAATGVQGRIVNVSSSVHGWFSGDWADYLQLVTRRKIPYDATQAYAMSKLANVLHTKELAARLQEMGADVTVNCVHPGIVRTRLNRDREGLITDLVFVLLSKLLKTIPQAAATTCYAAVHPRLAGVSGRYLADCNEALPSPAAASRGEAARLWQASEDMISASSSQPDWNF